Proteins co-encoded in one Paraburkholderia edwinii genomic window:
- a CDS encoding (2Fe-2S)-binding protein, protein MTISISLTVNGAPVTANVEPNTLLVQFLRDQLRLTGTHIGCDTAQCGACTIHLNGRAIKSCNMLAVQADSAEITTIEGLSTNGELHPMQAAFKECHGLQCGFCTPGMVMSATSLVATHPQPSEADVRAQLDGNLCRCTGYHNIVKAIVEGAAAMRSGAGSAQAQAAQTQTAAKVTA, encoded by the coding sequence ATGACGATCAGCATCAGTCTGACGGTGAACGGCGCGCCCGTTACCGCGAACGTCGAGCCCAATACCTTACTTGTTCAGTTTTTGCGCGATCAGCTACGGCTGACCGGCACGCATATCGGCTGCGATACCGCGCAATGCGGCGCGTGCACGATCCATCTGAACGGGCGCGCGATCAAGTCGTGCAACATGCTCGCGGTGCAGGCCGATAGCGCGGAAATCACCACGATCGAAGGACTGTCCACGAACGGCGAGCTGCATCCGATGCAAGCCGCGTTCAAGGAGTGCCACGGGCTCCAGTGCGGCTTCTGCACGCCCGGCATGGTGATGAGCGCGACCTCGCTCGTGGCGACCCATCCGCAGCCGTCCGAAGCCGACGTACGCGCGCAGCTCGACGGCAACCTGTGCCGCTGTACGGGCTATCACAACATCGTCAAGGCGATCGTCGAGGGCGCGGCTGCGATGCGCTCAGGCGCGGGTTCAGCGCAAGCACAAGCAGCGCAAACCCAGACCGCCGCGAAGGTCACCGCCTGA